A genomic window from Mycobacteriales bacterium includes:
- the ftsE gene encoding cell division ATP-binding protein FtsE gives MIRFDAVTKVYPASSKPALEGITLEFERGEFVFLVGQSGSGKSTFLRLILREERPTRGTIHVAGKDLNRLSHWKVPALRRQIGTVFQDFRLLPNKTVSQNIAFALEVIGKPRHTVEKVVPEVLDLVGLTGKNDRMPDELSGGEQQRVAIARAFVNRPMILLADEPTGNLDPTTSVGIMKLLDRINRTGTTVVMATHDAAIVDSMRRRVVELDGGHLVRDQSRGVYGYSR, from the coding sequence ATGATCCGGTTCGACGCGGTCACCAAGGTCTACCCGGCGAGCAGCAAGCCCGCCCTCGAGGGGATAACCCTCGAGTTCGAGCGCGGCGAGTTCGTCTTCCTGGTGGGCCAGTCGGGCTCCGGCAAGTCGACGTTCCTGCGGCTGATCCTCCGGGAGGAGCGGCCGACCCGCGGCACGATCCACGTCGCCGGTAAGGATCTCAACCGTCTCTCGCACTGGAAGGTGCCGGCGCTGCGGCGCCAGATCGGCACCGTCTTCCAAGACTTCCGCCTGCTGCCCAACAAGACCGTCTCGCAGAACATCGCCTTCGCGCTCGAGGTGATCGGCAAGCCGCGGCACACCGTCGAGAAGGTCGTGCCGGAGGTCCTCGACCTGGTCGGGCTCACCGGCAAGAACGACCGGATGCCCGACGAGCTCTCCGGCGGTGAGCAGCAGCGGGTCGCGATCGCCCGCGCGTTCGTCAACCGGCCGATGATCTTGCTCGCCGACGAACCGACCGGCAATCTGGACCCCACGACCAGCGTCGGCATCATGAAGCTGCTCGACCGCATCAACCGCACCGGCACGACCGTGGTCATGGCCACCCACGATGCGGCGATCGTCGACTCCATGCGCCGCCGGGTGGTCGAGCTCGACGGTGGCCACCTGGTCCGCGACCAGAGCCGGGGGGTCTACGGCTATTCCCGCTGA
- the ftsX gene encoding permease-like cell division protein FtsX, translating to MRVQFVLSEIRIGLRRNLTMSVAVIITVAISLALLGTAWLIRQQVNEMKSYWFDKIQVSVFLTDNVTDAQRKSINQTLVALPDVQHVFYESKQEAYQHFKHDFRDSPDLVKNTSPDALPESFRVKLKDPRKYDIVASAMQGQPGVLQVTDDSAVLKKFFRLLHGLQVAAYVAAGILLVATVLLIYNAIRVAAFSRRRETGIMRLVGASDFYIQLPFILEGAVAGLVGGVFATGAVVALKALLIDRSLRPAFRFTSFIGWDAVWQMVPVLLLVGVALAAVASFLTLRRHLRV from the coding sequence ATGCGCGTGCAGTTCGTCCTGTCCGAGATCCGGATCGGCCTCCGCCGCAACCTCACCATGTCGGTCGCGGTGATCATCACGGTGGCGATCTCACTGGCGCTGCTGGGCACCGCCTGGCTGATCCGCCAGCAGGTCAACGAGATGAAGAGCTACTGGTTCGACAAGATCCAGGTCTCGGTCTTCCTCACCGACAACGTCACCGACGCGCAGCGCAAGTCGATCAACCAGACGCTGGTCGCGCTGCCCGACGTGCAGCACGTCTTCTACGAGTCGAAGCAAGAGGCCTACCAGCACTTCAAGCACGACTTCCGTGACTCGCCAGACCTGGTCAAGAACACCTCGCCCGACGCGCTGCCCGAGTCGTTCCGGGTCAAGCTCAAGGACCCGCGCAAGTACGACATCGTGGCCAGCGCCATGCAGGGCCAGCCCGGCGTCCTGCAGGTCACCGACGACTCCGCCGTACTCAAGAAGTTCTTCCGCCTGCTGCACGGCCTGCAGGTCGCGGCCTACGTCGCCGCCGGCATCCTCCTCGTCGCCACCGTCCTGCTGATCTACAACGCGATCCGCGTCGCGGCGTTCAGCCGTCGACGGGAGACCGGCATCATGCGGCTCGTCGGGGCCTCGGACTTCTACATCCAGCTGCCGTTCATCCTCGAGGGCGCGGTCGCGGGGTTGGTGGGCGGCGTCTTCGCGACCGGGGCGGTGGTGGCGCTGAAGGCGCTGCTGATCGACCGTTCGCTGCGGCCGGCGTTCCGCTTCACGTCGTTCATCGGCTGGGACGCCGTGTGGCAGATGGTGCCGGTGCTCCTGCTCGTCGGGGTCGCACTCGCCGCGGTCGCGTCGTTCCTCACCCTGCGCCGCCACCTGCGGGTCTAG